From a region of the Rhodothermales bacterium genome:
- the mscL gene encoding large conductance mechanosensitive channel protein MscL has product MSFLSEFKKFALRGNLVDLAIGFTVGAAFSTVAKSLVDDLLMPPLGLLLGRTDFSDAYVLLRAGEGAPEPYASLVAAKAAGATTLNYGSFLTNVLTLLLVALAMFLVIRAVNRIGETLRDEFGSSDELPEAQPDTKKCAYCREAVPFQASRCSHCTSFLGTEGGPLTPDARITPAT; this is encoded by the coding sequence GTGTCCTTCCTCTCGGAGTTCAAAAAGTTCGCCCTGCGCGGCAACCTCGTCGACCTCGCCATCGGCTTCACCGTCGGCGCGGCGTTCTCGACGGTGGCGAAGTCGCTCGTGGACGACCTCCTCATGCCGCCGCTCGGCCTGCTCCTCGGCCGGACCGACTTCTCCGACGCGTACGTCCTGCTGCGAGCGGGGGAGGGGGCACCCGAGCCCTACGCCTCGCTCGTGGCCGCGAAGGCGGCCGGCGCCACGACGCTCAACTACGGGTCGTTCCTTACGAACGTCCTCACCCTGCTCCTCGTCGCGCTTGCGATGTTCCTCGTCATCCGTGCCGTGAACCGTATCGGCGAGACGCTCCGCGACGAGTTCGGCTCGTCGGACGAGCTGCCGGAGGCGCAGCCCGACACGAAGAAGTGCGCGTACTGCCGCGAGGCCGTGCCCTTCCAGGCGAGCCGGTGCTCCCACTGCACCTCCTTCCTCGGCACCGAGGGCGGCCCACTCACCCCCGACGCCCGCATCACCCCCGCGACCTGA
- the nth gene encoding endonuclease III: MNRTDRARLTLKRLREAISRPETELQYRTEFELLIAVILSAQCTDARVNLVTPDLFAAYPTPAAMAEAEADEIFPYIRSVSYPNNKAVALASTARTLVEAFGGEVPRTHKELMTLRGVGRKTANVIVAVAFDEPAIAVDTHVFRVANRIGIVDDAPTPRAVEDGLRRVIPRDAWGEAHHLLILHGRYTCTARRPKCEICPLTDICRYYARLQKLPAPIPGLDAKRGTYFCKTNGRYFDEPAMKTDRHGVEQIADPVSGSMNVFVTKTGETTKRVKDYRIG, translated from the coding sequence GTGAACCGAACCGACCGCGCCCGCCTCACGCTCAAACGACTCCGCGAGGCGATTTCGCGCCCCGAGACCGAACTCCAGTACCGCACCGAGTTCGAACTGCTCATCGCCGTCATCCTCTCAGCGCAGTGCACCGACGCCCGTGTCAACCTCGTCACGCCCGACCTCTTCGCGGCCTACCCGACACCCGCGGCGATGGCCGAGGCCGAGGCCGACGAGATCTTCCCGTACATCCGCTCCGTCTCGTACCCCAACAACAAGGCCGTCGCGCTCGCGTCCACGGCGCGCACGCTCGTCGAGGCGTTCGGGGGCGAGGTGCCGCGCACGCACAAGGAGTTGATGACGCTGCGCGGCGTCGGGCGGAAGACGGCGAACGTGATCGTCGCCGTCGCCTTCGACGAGCCGGCGATTGCGGTCGACACGCACGTCTTCCGCGTGGCGAACCGGATCGGGATCGTGGACGATGCGCCGACGCCGCGCGCGGTCGAGGACGGCCTGCGCCGCGTGATCCCCCGCGACGCGTGGGGCGAGGCGCACCACTTGCTGATTCTGCACGGCCGCTACACCTGCACCGCCCGCAGGCCGAAGTGCGAGATCTGCCCGCTCACCGATATCTGTCGGTACTACGCCCGGCTGCAGAAGCTGCCCGCCCCCATCCCCGGCCTCGACGCGAAGCGGGGCACGTACTTCTGCAAGACGAACGGTCGCTACTTCGACGAACCCGCGATGAAGACCGACCGCCACGGCGTCGAGCAGATCGCCGATCCCGTCTCCGGCTCGATGAACGTGTTCGTCACGAAAACGGGCGAGACGACGAAGCGGGTGAAGGATTACCGGATCGGCTGA
- the gpmI gene encoding 2,3-bisphosphoglycerate-independent phosphoglycerate mutase yields MTNRHLLLILDGFGIAEDPSVSAIDAASTPFLDGLFARYPHSTLQASGLAVGLPEGQMGNSEVGHMNLGAGRVIYQEITRIDKDIAEETFFENVVMREAIAHATANESRLHLMGLFSDGGVHSHLRHLYPLLDLAKREGLDDVIVHAFTDGRDTDPKGGARYVHEFQQQAERIGVGRIGTIVGRYYAMDRDNRWPRTKAAYCLLTASCTSDFASDVFDDPAEALEASYARGVTDEFVEPIRIKGTPPITDGDAVVFFNFRSDRARQLTRAFTEGGFAPFERGTPGNRPLDLHFVMFTPYDEDFDLPIAFPKVNLTDTLGEVVARAGRTQLRAAETEKYPHVTYFFSGGREDPFPAEQRILVPSPKVATYDLQPEMSAPQLAQEVAAAIRADAPDLIILNFANPDMVGHTGVFEAAVKAVEAADAAARVVVTAAREEGYTVEIIADHGNADKMKNPDGSPNTAHSTALVPHLIIRDGFHGPIRPGKLGDIAPTILTLMGVPVPPAMTGDVLVD; encoded by the coding sequence ATGACGAACCGCCACCTCCTCCTCATCCTCGACGGCTTTGGCATCGCCGAGGACCCCTCCGTCTCCGCCATCGACGCCGCGTCGACGCCGTTCCTCGACGGCCTCTTCGCGCGGTACCCGCACTCCACGTTGCAGGCGTCCGGCCTCGCCGTCGGGTTGCCGGAGGGGCAGATGGGCAACTCGGAGGTCGGGCACATGAACCTCGGCGCGGGGCGCGTGATCTATCAGGAGATCACGCGGATCGACAAGGACATCGCCGAGGAGACCTTCTTCGAGAACGTCGTCATGCGGGAGGCGATTGCTCACGCCACCGCGAACGAATCGCGGCTGCACCTGATGGGGCTCTTCTCCGATGGCGGCGTCCACTCCCACCTCCGCCACCTCTATCCGCTCCTCGACCTCGCAAAACGCGAAGGGCTCGACGACGTGATCGTCCACGCCTTCACCGACGGGCGCGACACCGACCCGAAGGGGGGCGCGCGGTACGTCCACGAGTTCCAGCAGCAGGCGGAGCGGATCGGCGTCGGGCGGATCGGGACGATCGTCGGGCGCTACTACGCGATGGACCGCGACAACCGGTGGCCGCGCACGAAGGCGGCGTACTGCCTCCTCACGGCCTCGTGCACGAGCGACTTCGCCAGCGACGTGTTCGACGACCCCGCCGAGGCGCTCGAAGCGAGCTACGCGCGCGGCGTCACCGACGAGTTCGTCGAGCCGATCCGCATCAAAGGCACGCCGCCGATCACGGACGGCGACGCCGTCGTCTTCTTCAACTTCCGCTCCGACCGCGCCCGTCAGCTCACGCGGGCCTTCACCGAAGGGGGCTTCGCACCCTTCGAGCGCGGGACGCCCGGCAACCGCCCGCTCGACCTCCACTTCGTGATGTTTACGCCGTACGACGAGGACTTCGACCTGCCGATCGCCTTCCCCAAAGTCAACCTGACCGACACGCTCGGCGAAGTCGTGGCGCGGGCGGGGCGGACGCAGCTCCGCGCGGCCGAGACGGAGAAGTACCCGCACGTGACGTACTTCTTCTCCGGCGGGCGCGAGGACCCGTTCCCCGCGGAGCAGCGCATCCTCGTCCCGAGCCCGAAGGTGGCGACGTACGACTTGCAGCCCGAGATGAGCGCGCCGCAGCTCGCGCAGGAAGTGGCGGCGGCGATCCGCGCCGACGCGCCCGACCTCATCATCCTCAACTTCGCAAACCCCGACATGGTTGGGCACACGGGCGTCTTCGAGGCGGCGGTGAAAGCCGTCGAGGCGGCGGATGCGGCGGCCCGCGTTGTCGTCACCGCGGCGCGGGAGGAGGGCTACACCGTCGAGATCATCGCGGACCACGGGAATGCGGACAAAATGAAGAACCCGGACGGCAGCCCGAACACGGCCCACTCGACGGCGCTCGTCCCGCACCTCATCATTCGCGACGGCTTCCACGGGCCGATCCGCCCCGGCAAACTCGGCGACATCGCGCCGACGATCCTCACGCTGATGGGCGTGCCGGTGCCCCCTGCGATGACGGGCGACGTGCTCGTAGACTGA
- a CDS encoding succinic semialdehyde dehydrogenase, with translation MQVQDPVLAQTFAAPNASSLPPRVSSALLSRLASSATLLGGHHESHTVTSPFTGEPVGEVLMGRPDDVQYAVARARRAQKDWAARPVAERARIFLRYHDLLLKRQAEGLDIIQMEGGKTRLDAYTELMDVAIVSRYYGIHGERHLRPERRSGFLPFLTQTEVHQHPKGVVGVIAPWNYPLTMAITDAIPALIAGNTIVLKPAELTPFSALWGVQLLYEAGLPPEVFHVVPGSGEEIGGALIDETDHLHFTGSTEVGRIVAEQAASQLKGYSLELGGKNPLVVRADADLDRTVDGVLQACFSSSGQLCISAERLYVHQSIFDDFVARFAEAVEAMELNTRYDFSAHMGSLVSQEQLDKVTEHVEDAVAKGATIVTGGEPLPHIGPLFFAPTVLTGVTQDMTLYREETFGPVVAVYPFTTDDEAVALANDSRYGLNASVWTRDLAAGRRLAERIECGTVNVNDAFMASWGSTDAPMGGFKQSGVGRRHGREGIHEYTEAQTVAVQLLGPLTPSNLGLTQERFADLVTKGVGLLRHIPGLR, from the coding sequence ATGCAAGTACAGGACCCCGTTCTCGCCCAGACGTTCGCTGCCCCCAACGCGTCCTCCCTCCCGCCCCGCGTGTCGAGCGCGCTCCTCTCCCGCCTCGCATCCAGCGCGACGCTCCTCGGCGGCCACCACGAAAGCCACACCGTCACGAGCCCCTTCACCGGCGAGCCCGTCGGCGAGGTGCTGATGGGGCGACCCGACGACGTGCAGTACGCCGTCGCCCGCGCCCGCCGCGCGCAGAAGGACTGGGCCGCGCGCCCCGTCGCCGAGCGCGCCCGCATCTTCCTCCGCTACCACGACCTCCTGCTGAAACGGCAGGCCGAGGGGCTCGACATCATCCAGATGGAGGGCGGCAAGACCCGCCTCGACGCGTACACAGAACTGATGGACGTGGCGATCGTCAGCCGGTACTACGGGATCCACGGCGAGCGGCACCTCCGGCCAGAACGTCGCAGCGGGTTCCTCCCCTTCCTTACGCAGACCGAAGTCCACCAGCACCCGAAGGGCGTCGTCGGCGTCATCGCGCCGTGGAACTACCCGCTCACGATGGCGATCACCGACGCCATCCCGGCCCTGATTGCCGGCAACACGATTGTCCTCAAACCGGCGGAGTTGACCCCGTTCTCGGCGCTCTGGGGCGTCCAGCTGCTCTACGAAGCGGGCCTCCCGCCCGAGGTCTTCCACGTCGTCCCAGGCTCGGGCGAGGAGATCGGCGGCGCGCTGATCGACGAGACCGACCACCTCCATTTCACCGGCAGCACCGAAGTCGGGCGGATCGTGGCGGAGCAGGCCGCGAGCCAGCTCAAGGGCTATTCGCTCGAACTCGGCGGCAAGAACCCGCTCGTCGTCCGCGCCGATGCCGACCTCGACCGCACCGTCGACGGCGTGCTGCAGGCGTGCTTCTCCTCATCCGGCCAACTCTGCATCTCGGCCGAGCGGCTCTACGTGCACCAGTCGATCTTCGACGACTTCGTGGCGCGCTTCGCTGAAGCGGTGGAGGCGATGGAGCTGAACACGCGCTACGACTTCTCGGCGCACATGGGCTCGCTCGTCTCGCAGGAGCAGCTCGATAAAGTCACCGAGCACGTCGAGGACGCCGTGGCGAAGGGCGCGACAATCGTGACGGGCGGGGAGCCGCTCCCCCACATCGGCCCGCTCTTCTTCGCCCCGACCGTGCTGACGGGCGTGACGCAGGACATGACGCTCTACCGCGAGGAGACGTTCGGCCCCGTCGTGGCCGTCTACCCGTTCACGACGGACGACGAGGCCGTCGCCCTCGCGAATGACAGCCGCTACGGCCTCAACGCGAGTGTGTGGACGCGCGACCTCGCCGCCGGCCGCCGCCTCGCCGAGCGGATCGAGTGCGGGACGGTCAACGTCAACGACGCCTTCATGGCCTCGTGGGGCTCGACGGACGCGCCGATGGGCGGGTTCAAGCAGTCCGGCGTCGGGCGCCGCCACGGCCGCGAGGGGATCCACGAGTACACCGAAGCGCAGACGGTGGCGGTCCAGTTGCTCGGCCCGCTGACGCCGTCCAACCTCGGCCTCACGCAGGAACGCTTCGCCGATCTCGTGACGAAGGGGGTCGGGCTGCTGCGGCACATCCCCGGACTCCGGTAA
- a CDS encoding DUF4105 domain-containing protein, whose protein sequence is MPLRLLALALLLSAAARAQPDPPVLDRPVLDLLVPALSPAAEVSLLTMLPGDEVYSLFGHTAYRITDPALGLDRTYNYGTFDFDQPFFIARFARGLLDYQLSVASFEQTLAQYRYLGRPIIEQRLALPPDAKQDLFRFLETNYLPANRAYRYDFFFDNCSTRPRDALERALGERLDYGGYRPAGASFRDLIQPYLEAAPLTDFGIDLGLGAPTDRDATRREAMFLPLELLRAFDAATFDGRPLVAATDTLFWVPGAGMPDEAFDWPTLVGWLLFAFGAGLTVAARMGKTSERALRRYDVALFGVVGLVGVVIAWLWLGTEHSVTGPNANLLWAWPTHLVAAVALARRNHGGGMRVYWGLTAITTVATVLLWAVLPQALHAAVLPQALLLALRAGARAVIPRPAPSLSS, encoded by the coding sequence ATGCCGCTACGCCTCCTCGCCCTCGCCCTCCTGCTGTCGGCCGCCGCCCGCGCGCAGCCCGACCCGCCGGTGCTCGACCGGCCGGTGCTCGACCTGTTGGTGCCCGCGCTCTCGCCCGCCGCCGAGGTCTCGCTCCTCACGATGCTGCCCGGCGACGAGGTCTACTCCCTCTTCGGCCACACCGCCTACCGCATCACGGACCCCGCGCTCGGCCTCGACCGGACGTACAACTACGGCACGTTCGACTTCGACCAGCCGTTTTTCATCGCCCGCTTCGCGCGCGGCCTGCTCGACTACCAGCTCTCGGTCGCGTCGTTCGAGCAGACGCTCGCGCAGTACCGCTACCTCGGCCGCCCGATCATCGAGCAGCGGCTCGCCCTGCCGCCCGACGCCAAGCAAGACCTCTTCCGCTTCCTCGAAACGAACTACCTCCCCGCGAACCGCGCCTACCGCTACGACTTCTTCTTCGATAACTGCTCGACGCGGCCCCGCGATGCGCTCGAACGCGCCCTCGGCGAGCGGCTCGACTACGGCGGCTATCGACCCGCCGGCGCGAGCTTCCGCGACCTCATCCAGCCCTACCTCGAAGCCGCGCCCCTCACCGACTTCGGCATCGACCTCGGCCTCGGCGCACCGACGGACCGCGACGCCACGCGGCGCGAGGCGATGTTCCTCCCGCTCGAACTCCTGCGTGCCTTCGACGCGGCGACGTTCGACGGCCGCCCGCTCGTGGCGGCGACCGACACCCTCTTCTGGGTGCCCGGCGCCGGAATGCCGGACGAGGCGTTCGACTGGCCGACGCTCGTCGGCTGGCTCCTCTTCGCCTTCGGCGCGGGTCTGACCGTCGCCGCGCGGATGGGGAAAACGAGCGAACGCGCGCTCCGGCGATACGACGTGGCGCTCTTCGGCGTCGTCGGGCTCGTGGGGGTCGTCATCGCGTGGCTTTGGCTGGGGACCGAGCACTCGGTAACGGGGCCCAACGCGAACCTGCTGTGGGCGTGGCCGACGCACCTCGTTGCCGCCGTCGCCCTCGCGCGGCGCAACCACGGCGGGGGGATGCGGGTTTACTGGGGGCTGACCGCCATCACGACCGTCGCCACGGTGCTGCTGTGGGCCGTCCTCCCGCAAGCCCTCCACGCGGCGGTCCTCCCGCAAGCCCTCCTGCTCGCCCTCCGCGCCGGCGCCCGCGCCGTGATCCCGCGCCCCGCGCCCTCCCTCTCCTCTTGA